A region from the Ovis aries strain OAR_USU_Benz2616 breed Rambouillet chromosome 22, ARS-UI_Ramb_v3.0, whole genome shotgun sequence genome encodes:
- the LOC132658402 gene encoding uncharacterized protein LOC132658402 isoform X1, whose product MTIYQRVCVCVCVCVCVCVRVRAYVHACVPSGVRGYNLPYLSLNSYLLAVKRREAKSKGEKKRYKHLNAEFQRIARREKKAFFSDQCKKIEEKNRIGKTRDLFKKIRDTKGTFHAKMGSIKDRNGMDLTEAEDIKKRWQEYTEELYKKELHDLDNHDGVITHLEPDILECEVKWALESITTNKGSGGDGIPVELFQILKDNAVKVLHSTCQQIWKTQQWPQDWKRSVCIPIPKKGNAKECSNYHTIALISHASQVMLKILQARLQQNMNREVPDVQAGFRKGRGTRDQIANIHCFIKKESFRKTNKQTKKTQHLFLLY is encoded by the coding sequence ATGACCATATatcaacgtgtgtgtgtgtgtgtctgtgtgtgtgtgtgtgtgtgtgtgcgcgtgcgtgcatATGTGCACGCATGTGTGCCTTCAGGGGTTAGAGGATATAATTTGCCATATCTAAGCCTTAACAGCTATTtgttagctgtgaaaagaagagaagcaaaaagcaaaggagaaaagaaaagatataagcatctgaatgcagagtttcagagaatagcaagaagagaaaagaaagccttcttcagcgatcagtgcaaaaaaatagaggaaaagaacagaataggaaagactagagatctcttcaagaaaatcagagataccaagggaacatttcatgcaaagatgggctcgataaaggacagaaatggtatggacctaacagaagcagaagatattaagaagaggtggcaagaatacacggaagaactgtacaaaaaagagcttcacgacctggataatcatgatggtgtgatcactcatctagagccagacatcctggaatgtgaagtcaagtgggccttagaaagcatcactaccaacaaaggtagtggaggtgatggaattccagtggagctatttcaaatcctgaaagataatgctgtgaaagtgctgcattcaacatgccagcaaatttggaagactcagcagtggccacaggactggaaaaggtcagtttgcattccaatcccaaagaaaggcaatgccaaagaatgctcaaactatcatacaattgcactcatctcacatgctagtcaagtaatgctcaaaattctccaagccaggcttcaacaaaacatgaaccgtgaagttccagatgttcaagctggttttaggaaaggcagaggaaccagagatcaaattgccaacatccactgtttCATCAAAAAAGAGagcttcagaaaaacaaacaaacaaacaaaaaaaacccaacatttatttctgctttattga